The genomic window TTTGCTGATCTGAGCAATAGATCGAGCATCGCAACGCCGGATGCCTATGAGCGATTGCTGATGGATGTGATCCGTGGCGATCAAACCTTGTTCATGCGTGGCGATGAAGTGGAAGCCGCCTGGAGCTGGGCAGACCGCATGATTACACAATGGGAGCAATCGGCAGACCGGCCACGTCCTTATGACAGCGAGTCTTCCGGACCGGAAGATGCCCTGATGCTGATGCACCGGGACAATCGCCGCTGGCGGGAGATTGAAAAGTGACAGACATCCGCTCCTACGACACCCGCGAACAATTGATGCACTCTTTGGCAGAAAAGGTGGCCAGCGAGTTGAGAGCCGCACTTGAGACAAAAGACTCTGCCAGTCTTGCGGTGCCAGGCGGAACAACGCCTGAGCCTTTCTTCCTCAATCTGCGCAAGCAGGACCTGGATTGGGAAAAGGTTTTTATTCTTCTGACCGACGAACGCTTCGTGCCGGAAAGCTCTCCACGCTCCAATAGCGCCCTGATCCGGCGCAGCCTGTTGCAGGAACACGCCGCCAAAGCCACTTATGTGCCGCTCTATATGGCAGGTGATGCACCAGAAGAAGTTTTGCAAGATCTCTGTGCCGGGCTTGATCAGGCCCTGCCTTTGGATATCTGCGTTCTTGGCATGGGCACCGATATGCATACGGCTTCGCTTTTCCCGGGCGCTGATTTGCTGAACGAAGCCTTGTCCGACGCTGCCCCTGCCCTGTTGCCCATGCGCGCACCCGGCGCACCGGAACCACGCCTCACCCTGACCGCACCTGTTCTCAAAGCTGCCGGGTCCGTTCATCTGCTTATTGCTGGTGAGGAGAAGAAAACCGCTCTTGAACAGGCCATGAATGGTCAGGATGAGTTCGAAGCACCGGTTCGTGCAATTTTGAACCGCGACCAATCCACCCTGGTTCATTATGCAGATTAGAGCGTGTTCCCGAAAAGTTGAAGCACTTTTCGGATAAGAAATCGCTTTGGATCAAAGGGTTAAAGCACCACTCACGATTGAACGATTGTGAGCAGTGCTTTAGGACATAGGGTCCTTGGCATGGCTATTTTCATGCAAGAATGTCCTTG from Cohaesibacter gelatinilyticus includes these protein-coding regions:
- the pgl gene encoding 6-phosphogluconolactonase codes for the protein MTDIRSYDTREQLMHSLAEKVASELRAALETKDSASLAVPGGTTPEPFFLNLRKQDLDWEKVFILLTDERFVPESSPRSNSALIRRSLLQEHAAKATYVPLYMAGDAPEEVLQDLCAGLDQALPLDICVLGMGTDMHTASLFPGADLLNEALSDAAPALLPMRAPGAPEPRLTLTAPVLKAAGSVHLLIAGEEKKTALEQAMNGQDEFEAPVRAILNRDQSTLVHYAD